The genomic region TTCCGTTTGGGCTAATAATAGTTGGGGACGTTATTGGAGTTGGGATCCTAAAGAAACTTGGGCTTTAATTAGTATAATGGTTTATGCTTTTGTATTACATATTCGGTTGATTCCATATTTAAAAAATATATTTATTTTTAATTTATCCAGTATATTATCAGTCAGTTCCATTTTAATGACTTATTTTGGAGTGAATTATTATTTATCTGGATTGCATTCTTATGCAAAAGGAGATCCGATCTCTATCCCTTATTGGATATATTATAGTTTGATAATTTTGTTAATTATCACTATTTTATCTTATTATTCATTCAAATTTCATAAAATAAAATATCAGTGAATTGTCATTTTTATTCTTTTAAAAAATTTTTAAGAAAAAAAGAAAGTACTTTATTTAGAGATGCATTTGGAAATTTTCATCTTATAAAACGTTTTTTAATTTTTACTTTTGGTTGTATTTCTTATAATCGTTATAATGGATTCAATCAATTACATTTGGAAGGAACTGAGTATATAAAAGATTTACCTGATAAAAAAGTTCTTTTTGTGTCTAATCATCAAACTTATTTTGCAGATGTTTTTGCTATGTTTCACGTATTTTGTAGTGTCAAAAATGGGTTTGTCAATAGTATTAGAAACCCTATTTATCTTTTAAATCCTAAAATTAATTTATATTATGTAGCCGCAAAAGAAACTATGAATCGAGGTTTTTTAACAAAATTATTTACATATTCAGGAGGGATTACAGTCAAAAGAATTTGGAAAGAAAAAGAAGAAAAAGAACAAGTTCATCGTTCTGTTAATATATTATCTGATATAACACGTATGGGGATCGCTCTTAATGATGGATGGTTAATTACATTTCCACAAGGGACAACTCAAGCTTATGCTCCTGGACGAAGAGGAGTTGTTCACGTAATCAGAAAATACAACCCTATTGTTGTTCCCATTGTAATAGATGGATTTCAAAAAGCTTATGACAAAAAAGGATTTCGTATCAAAAAAAAAGGAGTTTTACCCAAAATGAAATTTAAAGAGCCTATTCAATTGGATTTAAAAAAAGATACAACAGATTTTATTATGGAAAAAATTATGGATGCAATAGAACAATCCCCTAAATACAGGAATACAAAAAGGATAATTCATTCATAAATTATGAATAATGAAATATAAATTGATAAAAGATACTTTTCTTAGTTTTTTTCAAAAAAAAAAACATAAAATCATTCCTTCTTTTTCTATTTTTTCAAAAAATGATCCCTCTATTTTTTTTATTAAT from Blattabacterium cuenoti harbors:
- a CDS encoding lysophospholipid acyltransferase family protein → MNCHFYSFKKFLRKKESTLFRDAFGNFHLIKRFLIFTFGCISYNRYNGFNQLHLEGTEYIKDLPDKKVLFVSNHQTYFADVFAMFHVFCSVKNGFVNSIRNPIYLLNPKINLYYVAAKETMNRGFLTKLFTYSGGITVKRIWKEKEEKEQVHRSVNILSDITRMGIALNDGWLITFPQGTTQAYAPGRRGVVHVIRKYNPIVVPIVIDGFQKAYDKKGFRIKKKGVLPKMKFKEPIQLDLKKDTTDFIMEKIMDAIEQSPKYRNTKRIIHS